One window from the genome of Thermaerobacter marianensis DSM 12885 encodes:
- the pheS gene encoding phenylalanine--tRNA ligase subunit alpha, translating to MDLQRIAELQRQAEAAVAAAADLAELERLRVEWLGKKGRISLLLRQMGSVPPDLRPAFGQRANAAREAVEAALARRRQELEAQQEQRRLAAERVDVTLPGRPVLRGRRHPLRRVELEIIEIFRGLGFTVAEGPEVERDYYNFEALNIPPDHPARDMHDTFYLTGDILLRTHTSPVQVRYMLAKAPELPVRIIAPGRVYRRDDDATHSPMFHQVEGLLVDRGVSFAHLKGTLAEFARRMFGPDTRYRFRPSYFPFTEPSAEMDVSCPLCGGSGCRTCGGSGWIEILGSGLVHPKVLQAGGYDPEEVSGFAFGMGIERIAMIKYDIDDMRLFFQNDLRFLAQFR from the coding sequence CTGGACCTCCAACGCATCGCCGAACTGCAGCGCCAGGCGGAAGCGGCCGTCGCCGCGGCGGCCGACCTGGCGGAACTCGAACGACTGCGGGTGGAATGGCTGGGCAAGAAGGGCCGCATCAGCCTGCTGCTGCGCCAGATGGGCAGCGTGCCGCCCGACCTGCGCCCCGCCTTCGGCCAGCGGGCCAACGCCGCCCGGGAGGCGGTGGAGGCCGCCCTGGCCCGCCGCCGCCAGGAGCTGGAGGCGCAGCAGGAGCAGCGCCGCCTGGCCGCCGAGCGGGTCGACGTCACCCTGCCCGGTCGCCCCGTGCTGCGGGGACGGCGGCACCCCCTGCGCCGCGTGGAGCTGGAGATCATCGAGATCTTCCGCGGGCTGGGCTTCACCGTGGCCGAAGGGCCCGAGGTGGAGCGGGACTACTACAACTTCGAGGCGCTGAACATCCCGCCCGACCACCCGGCCCGGGACATGCACGACACCTTCTACCTGACGGGCGACATCCTGCTGCGCACCCACACGTCGCCGGTGCAGGTGCGGTACATGCTGGCCAAGGCGCCCGAACTGCCGGTGCGGATCATCGCGCCGGGCCGGGTCTACCGCCGGGACGACGACGCCACCCACTCGCCCATGTTCCACCAGGTGGAGGGGCTGCTGGTGGACCGTGGCGTCAGCTTCGCCCACCTGAAGGGCACCCTGGCGGAGTTCGCCCGGCGCATGTTCGGGCCCGACACCCGCTACCGCTTCCGGCCCAGCTACTTCCCCTTCACCGAGCCGAGCGCCGAGATGGACGTCTCCTGCCCCCTGTGCGGCGGGTCCGGCTGCCGCACCTGCGGGGGCAGCGGGTGGATCGAGATCCTGGGTTCGGGCCTGGTGCATCCCAAGGTGCTGCAGGCCGGCGGCTACGACCCCGAGGAGGTCTCGGGTTTCGCCTTCGGCATGGGCATCGAGCGCATCGCCATGATCAAGTACGACATCGACGACATGCGCCTGTTCTTCCAGAACGACCTGCGGTTCCTGGCGCAGTTCCGGTAG